In Bosea vestrisii, the following are encoded in one genomic region:
- a CDS encoding ABC transporter permease — MTAVSPLPRARTFSATPGQIALALAIAVFLLVFLMLPVATVIYVAFTEKGTSTFTLVNFYDFARTELFMRSLWNSFYVSAMSVVWASVLALPLAYLTTRFAFRGAAVVQTLGFLPLIMPPFVGAVAMQLFFGRNGSVNLLLDDWFGFKIDFMEGLNGVIFVQSVHYFPFILINLSAALRNIDRAMEEAAQNLGSSGFRLFRRIVFPLALPGYLAGASLVFVKVFDDLATPLLLNVKDMLAPQAYLRVTSIGIADPMGYVISVVLIVASVLAMWLSALALKGRDYATTQRGGGGLAQRVMRPHEAVLGYGVVILILALVLAPHLGLLLLSFATIWSFSPLPDAYTVAHYGRVFGESSLYIKNTLIYAALAGGIDVVLGVAIAYLMLRTKLIGREWLDWMASAALAIPGVVLGIGYLRTFYGITLPDGTPLAALWITIVLALAIRRLPYALRACHAALQQISVSLEEAAENLGATKARTVRRIVVPLMTGGILAGFVTSFATAAVELSATLMLVQSNSDAPLAYGLYVFIQSAAGRGPGAALGVVAVLLVAACTFFSHLIVERSQKARGL, encoded by the coding sequence ATGACGGCCGTTTCTCCACTCCCCCGCGCCCGCACCTTCTCCGCCACGCCCGGCCAGATCGCGCTGGCGCTCGCCATCGCCGTCTTCCTGCTCGTCTTCCTGATGCTGCCGGTGGCGACGGTGATCTATGTCGCCTTCACCGAGAAGGGCACCTCGACCTTCACGCTGGTCAATTTCTACGACTTCGCCCGCACCGAGCTGTTCATGCGCTCGCTGTGGAATTCCTTCTACGTCTCGGCGATGTCGGTGGTCTGGGCCTCGGTGCTGGCGCTGCCGCTGGCCTATCTCACCACGCGCTTCGCCTTTCGCGGCGCCGCGGTCGTGCAGACGCTCGGCTTCCTGCCGCTGATCATGCCGCCCTTCGTCGGCGCCGTGGCGATGCAGCTATTCTTCGGCCGCAACGGCTCGGTCAACCTGCTGCTCGACGACTGGTTCGGCTTCAAGATCGATTTCATGGAAGGGCTGAACGGCGTCATCTTCGTCCAGTCGGTCCACTATTTCCCGTTCATCCTGATCAACCTCTCGGCGGCGCTGCGCAATATCGACCGCGCCATGGAGGAGGCCGCGCAGAACCTCGGCTCCTCCGGCTTCCGCCTGTTCCGGCGGATCGTCTTCCCGCTTGCTCTGCCGGGCTATCTCGCCGGCGCCTCGCTCGTCTTCGTCAAGGTCTTCGACGATCTTGCGACGCCGCTCCTGCTCAACGTCAAGGATATGCTGGCGCCGCAGGCCTATCTGCGGGTGACCTCGATCGGCATCGCCGACCCGATGGGCTATGTCATCTCGGTCGTCCTGATCGTCGCCTCCGTGCTGGCGATGTGGCTCTCGGCGCTGGCGCTCAAGGGCCGTGACTATGCCACCACACAGCGCGGCGGCGGCGGGCTCGCGCAGCGTGTCATGCGCCCGCACGAGGCTGTGCTCGGCTATGGCGTCGTCATCCTGATCCTGGCGCTGGTGCTGGCGCCGCATCTCGGCCTGTTGCTGCTCTCCTTCGCGACGATCTGGTCGTTCTCGCCGCTGCCGGACGCCTATACGGTCGCGCATTACGGCCGCGTCTTCGGCGAGAGCTCGCTCTACATCAAGAACACCCTGATCTATGCCGCGCTCGCCGGGGGCATCGACGTCGTGCTCGGCGTCGCTATCGCCTATCTCATGCTGCGTACCAAGCTGATCGGCCGCGAGTGGCTCGACTGGATGGCCTCGGCCGCGCTCGCCATTCCCGGTGTCGTGCTCGGCATCGGGTACCTACGGACCTTCTACGGCATCACCTTGCCGGACGGCACGCCGCTCGCCGCGCTCTGGATCACCATCGTGCTGGCTCTGGCGATCCGGCGCCTGCCTTATGCCTTGCGCGCCTGCCATGCGGCCCTGCAGCAGATCTCGGTCTCGTTGGAGGAGGCGGCGGAAAACCTCGGCGCCACCAAGGCCCGCACGGTGCGCCGCATCGTCGTGCCCTTGATGACCGGCGGCATCCTCGCCGGTTTCGTCACCTCGTTCGCGACCGCCGCGGTCGAGCTCTCGGCGACGCTGATGCTGGTCCAGTCCAATTCCGACGCACCGCTGGCCTATGGGCTCTACGTCTTCATCCAGTCGGCGGCAGGGCGAGGGCCGGGCGCGGCGCTCGGCGTCGTCGCTGTCCTGCTCGTCGCAGCCTGCACCTTCTTCTCGCATCTCATCGTCGAACGCAGCCAGAAGGCCAGGGGCCTATGA
- a CDS encoding ABC transporter substrate-binding protein encodes MFTRRIALVSALGLALATTAAHGQAPSGKVTVVTSFSKDVTDPIKKAFEKAVPGVTLEVQNRNTNAGVKYVEETKANNQVDLFWASAPDAFEVLKGKKLLTAYKPKASGIPEKIGSYPINDPDGFYFGFAASGYGIMWNERYAKANKLPEPKDWQDLAKPVFYDHVSIASPARSGTTHLTVETILQGEGWEKGWRTLKEMSGNFRSITDRSFGVPEAVNSGQVGVGIVIDFFAFSAQASGFPVKFVYPTVTTVVPANVGIIANPPNKAAAEAFIEFLLSPAGQEVLLEPGIRRLPVNPAVYAKAGADYPNPFTDPRFQKMIGFDVDKSEARTAVVDTLFDQLISFQLDALKGVTKTLHEVDAALAKKPNAQAKALADEARTLIAALPVTEAQAASPELRGAFTGAKEKGARQAEVESQWASFARDNYAKAKAKAEEALKAAR; translated from the coding sequence ATGTTTACACGCAGGATCGCGCTCGTCTCGGCGCTGGGGCTCGCTTTGGCGACGACGGCTGCTCACGGGCAGGCGCCATCGGGCAAGGTCACGGTCGTCACCTCGTTTTCGAAGGACGTCACCGACCCGATCAAGAAGGCCTTCGAGAAGGCGGTTCCAGGCGTGACGCTCGAGGTCCAGAACCGCAACACCAATGCCGGCGTGAAATATGTCGAGGAGACCAAGGCCAACAACCAGGTCGACCTGTTCTGGGCCTCGGCGCCCGACGCCTTCGAGGTGCTGAAGGGCAAGAAGCTGCTGACCGCCTACAAGCCCAAGGCGTCCGGCATCCCCGAGAAGATCGGCTCCTATCCGATCAACGACCCCGACGGCTTCTATTTCGGCTTCGCCGCTTCGGGCTACGGCATCATGTGGAACGAGCGCTACGCCAAGGCCAACAAGCTGCCCGAGCCCAAGGACTGGCAGGACCTCGCCAAGCCCGTCTTCTACGACCATGTCTCGATCGCCTCGCCGGCACGCTCGGGCACCACGCATCTGACGGTCGAGACCATCCTGCAGGGCGAGGGCTGGGAGAAGGGCTGGCGGACGCTGAAGGAGATGTCGGGCAATTTCCGCTCGATCACCGATCGCTCCTTCGGCGTGCCGGAGGCGGTCAATTCCGGCCAGGTCGGCGTCGGCATCGTCATCGATTTCTTCGCCTTCTCGGCGCAGGCCTCGGGCTTCCCGGTCAAGTTCGTCTACCCGACCGTGACCACGGTCGTGCCGGCCAATGTCGGCATCATCGCCAATCCGCCGAACAAGGCGGCAGCCGAGGCCTTCATCGAGTTCCTGCTCTCGCCGGCCGGCCAGGAGGTACTGCTCGAGCCGGGCATCCGCCGCCTGCCGGTCAATCCGGCCGTCTACGCCAAGGCCGGCGCCGATTATCCCAACCCCTTCACCGACCCGCGCTTCCAGAAGATGATCGGCTTCGACGTCGACAAGTCGGAGGCGCGCACCGCCGTGGTCGACACGCTGTTCGACCAGCTGATCTCCTTCCAGCTCGATGCGCTGAAAGGCGTCACCAAGACCCTGCACGAGGTCGACGCGGCGCTCGCCAAGAAGCCGAACGCCCAGGCCAAAGCGCTCGCCGACGAAGCCCGCACCCTGATCGCCGCCTTGCCGGTGACCGAGGCGCAGGCCGCGAGCCCCGAGCTCCGCGGCGCCTTCACCGGCGCCAAGGAGAAGGGCGCGCGCCAGGCCGAGGTCGAGAGCCAGTGGGCGAGCTTCGCCCGCGACAACTACGCCAAGGCGAAGGCCAAGGCCGAGGAGGCGCTGAAGGCGGCGCGCTGA
- a CDS encoding DUF47 domain-containing protein, with amino-acid sequence MLGWFQKLLPKEDKFFVLFERHAETLKAGALALDGVLSGERPIETGCAEIFAEENLADAIAGEVMLEVGRTFITPFDRGDIEELIGSMDDAIDQMQKTAKAIRLFEVESFSPSMQELGKTIVAASLKVGELLPMLRDIKKHAIGIGALAKEIGAIEERSDQLYDRGLKELFKAHRGTDAMGFIVGAEVYDHLEKVVDRFEDVAKRVSRIVLEHL; translated from the coding sequence ATGCTGGGCTGGTTCCAGAAACTGCTTCCGAAGGAAGACAAGTTCTTCGTGCTGTTCGAGCGTCATGCTGAGACGCTGAAGGCTGGAGCGCTCGCACTCGACGGCGTGCTCAGCGGGGAAAGGCCGATCGAGACCGGCTGCGCGGAGATCTTCGCCGAGGAGAACCTTGCCGACGCCATCGCCGGCGAGGTGATGCTCGAGGTCGGCCGCACCTTCATCACGCCCTTCGACCGCGGCGACATCGAGGAGTTGATCGGCTCGATGGACGATGCCATCGATCAGATGCAGAAGACCGCCAAGGCAATCCGGCTCTTCGAGGTCGAGAGCTTTTCCCCGAGCATGCAGGAGCTCGGCAAGACGATCGTCGCCGCTTCGCTCAAGGTCGGCGAGCTCCTCCCCATGCTGCGCGACATCAAGAAGCATGCGATCGGCATCGGCGCGCTCGCCAAGGAGATCGGCGCGATCGAGGAGCGCTCCGACCAGCTTTACGATCGCGGCCTGAAGGAGCTGTTCAAGGCGCATCGCGGTACTGACGCGATGGGCTTCATCGTCGGCGCCGAGGTCTATGATCACCTGGAAAAGGTGGTCGACCGCTTCGAGGACGTCGCCAAGCGCGTCAGCCGCATCGTCCTCGAACACCTCTGA
- a CDS encoding inorganic phosphate transporter, translating to MDFASFAPVLIFLIAVALLFDFLNGLHDAANSIATIVSTRVLAPQWAVFWAAFFNFIAFLFFGLHVAQTVGSGIIQAAIVDDRVIFGALTGAIVWNVVTWIAGIPSSSSHALIGGLVGAGLSKVGLSSIVWWGLGKTFIAIFMSPAIGFALALLLVLIVSWTFLRVAPIKVDSTFRLLQFVSASLYSLGHGANDAQKTMGIIAVLLFSHGMMGETFSVPFWVVISCQAAMALGTLCGGWRIVHTMGSKITRLSPQQGFCAETGGAITLFMATYLGVPVSTTHTITGAIIGVGAARRVTAVRWGVARGIVFAWIVTMPAAGLISALAYFVSGLFLTGR from the coding sequence GTGGATTTCGCCAGTTTCGCTCCCGTCCTCATCTTCCTGATCGCCGTCGCGCTGCTGTTCGACTTCCTGAACGGCCTGCACGATGCCGCCAACTCGATCGCGACTATCGTCTCGACCCGGGTGCTGGCGCCGCAATGGGCGGTGTTCTGGGCCGCCTTCTTCAACTTCATCGCCTTTCTGTTTTTCGGCCTCCACGTCGCCCAGACGGTCGGCTCCGGCATCATCCAGGCGGCGATCGTCGACGACCGCGTGATCTTCGGCGCGCTCACCGGCGCGATTGTCTGGAACGTCGTGACCTGGATTGCCGGCATCCCGTCGAGCTCGTCGCATGCCTTGATCGGCGGGCTGGTCGGGGCCGGCCTGTCAAAAGTCGGCCTCTCCTCGATCGTCTGGTGGGGGCTCGGCAAGACCTTCATCGCGATCTTCATGTCGCCGGCGATCGGCTTCGCGCTGGCGCTGCTGCTGGTGCTGATCGTCTCCTGGACCTTCCTGCGGGTCGCGCCGATCAAGGTCGATTCGACCTTCCGCCTCCTGCAATTCGTCTCGGCCTCGCTCTATTCGCTGGGGCACGGCGCCAATGACGCGCAGAAGACGATGGGCATCATCGCCGTGCTGCTGTTCTCGCACGGGATGATGGGCGAGACCTTCTCGGTGCCGTTCTGGGTGGTGATCTCCTGCCAGGCGGCGATGGCGCTCGGCACGCTCTGCGGCGGCTGGCGCATCGTCCACACCATGGGCTCGAAGATCACCCGGCTCTCGCCGCAGCAGGGTTTCTGCGCCGAGACCGGTGGCGCGATCACCCTGTTCATGGCGACCTATCTCGGTGTCCCCGTTTCGACCACGCACACCATCACCGGCGCGATCATCGGCGTCGGCGCGGCAAGGCGGGTCACGGCGGTGCGCTGGGGCGTCGCCCGCGGCATCGTCTTCGCCTGGATCGTCACCATGCCGGCAGCGGGCCTGATCTCGGCGCTGGCCTATTTCGTCTCCGGCCTGTTCCTGACCGGGCGCTGA
- a CDS encoding TIGR01459 family HAD-type hydrolase, whose translation MMRQLLSTTFPDNLAALVPRYDGFLLDQWGVLHDGVRPYPGAVAALEALRRAGKRLIILSNSGRLGSENAVQLAKLGFARELYDEVVSAGDDAREALATRDEPLYQALGRRCLLLAREGEAHLADGLGLELVDEVETADFILLMTMDPPRQSVAGWMELLEAGSRQRLPMICANPDLHRASPTGGLQEAPGLVARAYEQLGGAVRYHGKPEPRIYRTCLARLGLDRSRVVAIGDSLEHDIAGAQAAGLDSVFIGGGIHRGDIGWDGAAMGRASCLALFARAGRTPTYALPLLG comes from the coding sequence ATGATGCGACAGCTTCTTTCTACAACCTTTCCGGACAACCTGGCCGCGCTGGTGCCGCGCTATGACGGCTTCCTGCTCGACCAGTGGGGCGTGCTGCATGACGGCGTCCGGCCTTATCCCGGCGCCGTGGCCGCGCTCGAAGCACTGCGCCGTGCCGGCAAGCGCTTGATCATCCTGTCGAATTCCGGCCGCCTCGGCAGCGAGAACGCCGTGCAGCTGGCGAAGCTGGGCTTTGCGCGCGAGCTTTATGACGAGGTCGTCTCGGCCGGCGACGATGCCCGCGAGGCTCTGGCGACGCGCGACGAGCCGCTTTACCAAGCGCTTGGGCGCCGCTGCCTGCTGCTGGCGCGAGAAGGCGAAGCGCATCTGGCGGACGGGCTCGGGCTCGAGCTTGTCGATGAGGTCGAGACCGCCGATTTCATCCTCCTGATGACCATGGACCCGCCCCGGCAGTCGGTCGCCGGCTGGATGGAGCTGCTCGAAGCGGGTAGCCGGCAGCGCCTGCCGATGATCTGCGCCAATCCGGACCTGCATCGCGCCAGCCCCACCGGCGGCCTGCAGGAGGCACCTGGCCTCGTCGCGCGGGCCTATGAGCAACTGGGCGGCGCGGTGCGCTATCATGGCAAGCCCGAGCCGCGGATCTATCGCACCTGCCTTGCCCGGCTCGGGCTCGACCGGAGCCGTGTCGTCGCGATCGGCGATTCGCTGGAGCATGACATCGCTGGTGCGCAGGCGGCGGGCCTCGACAGCGTCTTCATCGGTGGCGGCATCCATCGCGGCGATATCGGCTGGGATGGCGCAGCGATGGGCAGGGCGAGCTGCCTCGCGCTCTTCGCCCGCGCCGGCCGGACTCCGACCTATGCACTGCCGCTGCTCGGCTGA
- the phnD gene encoding phosphate/phosphite/phosphonate ABC transporter substrate-binding protein: MTKILTCLSATTSLLLGLGLAGAAQAQDACPNRGQLDTMYCDANKDLVADVPTDASKQKDPSALVWAYTPVEDPAVYANIFKPLTDHLATCTGKRIVYYPVQSNSAEIEAMRSGRLHFAGFSTGPTGFAVNLAGAIPFAAKGSAAGVRGYNLVAVVKASSPYQKLADLKGKKVAHTSPSSNSGNLAPRVLFPEHGLEADKDYKPLMSGGHDKSILGVVSGDYDMGAVAGDVYERMVVRGTIKKDDVREIYRSAIFPTSSFAYAHDLKPELAKKLTDCFFSFRFTPEMTKEFNGDDRFLPITYQKDWAVVRDVAEKSGTPYNKSAYDTEAKREADELAKKKAQQPAPAKP; this comes from the coding sequence ATGACCAAGATACTGACTTGCCTGTCCGCCACGACCTCGCTGCTCCTTGGCCTCGGGCTCGCCGGCGCGGCGCAGGCACAGGACGCCTGCCCCAATCGCGGCCAGCTCGATACGATGTATTGCGACGCCAACAAGGACCTCGTCGCCGACGTGCCGACCGACGCCTCGAAGCAGAAGGACCCGTCGGCGCTGGTCTGGGCCTATACGCCGGTTGAAGACCCCGCCGTCTACGCCAACATTTTCAAGCCGCTGACCGACCATCTCGCCACCTGCACCGGCAAGCGCATCGTCTATTATCCCGTGCAGTCGAACTCGGCCGAGATCGAGGCGATGCGCTCCGGCCGCCTGCATTTCGCCGGCTTCTCGACCGGCCCGACCGGCTTTGCGGTGAACCTTGCCGGCGCGATCCCCTTCGCCGCCAAGGGCTCGGCCGCCGGCGTGCGCGGCTACAATCTCGTCGCCGTGGTCAAGGCGTCGAGCCCCTATCAGAAGCTGGCCGATCTCAAGGGCAAGAAGGTCGCTCACACCTCGCCCTCGTCGAATTCCGGCAACCTCGCGCCGCGCGTGCTTTTCCCCGAGCATGGGCTCGAAGCCGACAAGGACTACAAGCCGCTGATGTCCGGCGGCCACGACAAGTCGATCCTCGGCGTCGTCTCGGGTGACTACGACATGGGCGCGGTCGCCGGAGACGTCTATGAGCGCATGGTGGTGCGCGGCACGATCAAGAAGGATGACGTGCGCGAGATCTATCGCAGCGCGATCTTCCCGACCTCGTCCTTCGCCTATGCGCACGACCTCAAGCCCGAGCTCGCCAAGAAGCTGACCGACTGCTTCTTCTCCTTCCGCTTCACCCCGGAGATGACCAAGGAGTTCAACGGCGACGACCGCTTCCTGCCGATCACCTACCAGAAGGACTGGGCGGTCGTGCGCGACGTCGCCGAGAAGTCGGGCACGCCCTACAACAAGTCGGCCTACGACACCGAGGCCAAGCGCGAGGCCGACGAACTCGCCAAGAAGAAGGCGCAGCAGCCAGCGCCGGCCAAGCCCTGA
- the phnC gene encoding phosphonate ABC transporter ATP-binding protein: protein MSAIPAAEAPGHGRALVIRNLVKEYRKGQPVLRDISLSVTEPGIVAIIGPSGTGKSTLIRCINRLVDPTSGSIMLGGTDLAKLQGEALRAARRRLGMVFQEYNLVERLTVIENVLCGRLGYVPVWRAWTRRFPEEDIARAFALLESVGLADFATRRADQLSGGQRQRVGIARAVMQEPDLILADEPTSSLDPKTSVEIMELLAKVGRERDIPVLVNIHNVALARRYALRMIGMSKGVVVYDGPPAGLQESHLAEIYGGEGWME, encoded by the coding sequence ATGAGCGCGATTCCCGCCGCAGAAGCGCCCGGCCATGGCCGGGCGCTCGTCATCCGCAACCTCGTCAAGGAGTACCGCAAGGGGCAGCCGGTCCTGCGCGACATCTCGCTGAGTGTCACCGAACCCGGCATCGTCGCGATCATCGGCCCATCCGGCACCGGCAAGTCGACGCTGATCCGCTGCATCAACCGGCTGGTCGACCCGACCTCAGGCTCGATCATGCTGGGTGGGACCGATCTGGCGAAGCTGCAGGGCGAGGCGCTCAGGGCCGCACGCAGGCGGCTCGGCATGGTCTTCCAGGAGTACAACCTGGTCGAGCGGCTGACGGTGATCGAGAACGTGCTCTGCGGCCGGCTCGGCTATGTCCCGGTCTGGCGTGCCTGGACGCGGCGCTTCCCCGAGGAAGACATCGCCCGCGCCTTCGCCCTGCTCGAATCGGTCGGCCTCGCCGATTTCGCCACCCGCCGCGCCGACCAGCTCTCCGGCGGCCAGCGCCAGCGCGTCGGCATCGCTCGTGCGGTCATGCAGGAGCCCGACCTGATCCTTGCCGACGAGCCGACCTCTTCGCTCGACCCCAAGACCTCGGTCGAGATCATGGAGCTGCTCGCCAAGGTCGGCCGCGAACGCGACATCCCGGTGCTGGTCAACATCCACAATGTGGCGCTGGCCCGCCGCTATGCGCTGCGGATGATCGGCATGTCGAAGGGCGTCGTCGTCTATGACGGCCCGCCGGCCGGACTTCAGGAAAGCCATCTCGCCGAGATCTATGGCGGCGAAGGCTGGATGGAATGA
- the phnE gene encoding phosphonate ABC transporter, permease protein PhnE, whose product MSALPVSAGSSLRARAFPANWPLRIGALLFVAYVIYAAGIVDIRWERFVQGLGNGARFLGRMFPPNLAHDKLQLLAQGMLESLQIAIIATGAGVLLALPVGLCAARNLMPLPVTVLARGLIALCRTFHPVIVAILFVKAVGFGALAGILALIVATIGFIAKLIAEAIEEMSMKPIEALRAAGSPFLSVVTMGVVPQVLPRFIGFAAYQLDSNLRNSALVGLVGGGGIGATLFTAFQRFDYDFVLTIIIAIILAVMAGEILSAFMRRVYQDEAPSGEVKIGASGPVWHRFTTAERSMRLAFWGLAAVALGWSVQTIEIIPEFLYDAPAQTVDLFARMWPIDWAYFPKTVQQALVETLHTATLGTILAILLATPVALMCARNITSSAWVNTLGRFILVATRSVHTLVWALLFVAVFGPGALAGVLAVAVHSIGFTGKFLAEAIEEAKPGPIEALRAAGAPRRSVLLKGFWPQVKPAFLAVSLFRWDINVRESAVLGLVGAGGLGVALQAAMDNLYWDQVGLVLAVIFAVVVVTEIVTATLRAKVI is encoded by the coding sequence ATGAGCGCTCTTCCCGTCAGCGCCGGCAGCAGCCTGCGCGCCCGTGCCTTTCCGGCGAATTGGCCGCTGCGCATCGGCGCGCTGCTGTTCGTCGCCTATGTCATCTACGCCGCCGGCATCGTCGACATCCGCTGGGAACGCTTCGTCCAGGGCCTCGGCAACGGCGCGCGCTTCCTCGGCCGCATGTTCCCGCCGAACCTGGCCCATGACAAATTGCAGCTGCTCGCGCAGGGCATGCTGGAATCGCTGCAGATCGCCATCATCGCGACCGGGGCCGGCGTGCTGCTCGCCTTGCCCGTCGGCCTCTGCGCTGCCCGCAACCTGATGCCCTTGCCGGTGACGGTGCTGGCGCGCGGGCTGATCGCGCTCTGCCGCACCTTCCACCCGGTCATCGTCGCCATCCTTTTCGTCAAGGCCGTCGGCTTCGGCGCGCTGGCCGGCATTCTCGCGCTGATCGTCGCGACCATCGGCTTCATCGCCAAGCTGATCGCCGAGGCGATCGAAGAGATGTCGATGAAGCCGATCGAGGCGCTGCGCGCCGCCGGCTCGCCTTTCCTCTCGGTGGTGACCATGGGCGTGGTGCCGCAGGTGCTGCCGCGCTTCATCGGTTTCGCTGCCTACCAACTCGATTCGAACCTGCGCAATTCCGCTCTTGTCGGCCTGGTCGGCGGCGGCGGCATCGGCGCCACCCTGTTCACCGCCTTCCAGCGCTTCGACTATGATTTCGTGCTGACCATCATCATCGCGATCATCCTGGCGGTGATGGCAGGCGAGATCCTCTCCGCCTTCATGCGCCGGGTCTACCAAGACGAGGCGCCGAGCGGAGAGGTGAAGATCGGCGCCTCCGGCCCGGTCTGGCACCGCTTCACCACGGCCGAGCGCAGCATGCGCCTCGCCTTCTGGGGCTTGGCGGCGGTGGCGCTCGGCTGGTCGGTCCAGACCATCGAGATCATCCCGGAATTCCTCTATGACGCCCCGGCACAGACGGTCGATCTCTTCGCAAGGATGTGGCCGATCGACTGGGCCTATTTCCCCAAGACCGTGCAGCAGGCGCTGGTCGAGACGCTGCACACCGCGACGCTCGGCACGATCCTGGCGATCCTGCTGGCGACGCCGGTGGCGCTGATGTGCGCCCGCAACATCACCTCCTCGGCCTGGGTCAACACGCTCGGCCGCTTCATCCTGGTCGCGACGCGTTCGGTGCACACACTGGTCTGGGCGCTGCTTTTCGTCGCCGTCTTCGGCCCGGGAGCGCTCGCCGGTGTCCTGGCGGTCGCAGTCCACTCGATCGGCTTCACCGGAAAATTCCTGGCTGAGGCGATCGAGGAGGCCAAGCCCGGCCCGATCGAGGCGCTGCGGGCGGCGGGCGCGCCACGGCGCTCGGTCCTGCTCAAGGGCTTCTGGCCGCAGGTAAAACCGGCCTTCCTGGCTGTCAGCCTGTTCCGCTGGGACATCAATGTGCGCGAGAGCGCCGTGCTCGGTCTTGTCGGTGCCGGCGGCCTCGGGGTCGCCCTGCAGGCGGCGATGGACAATCTCTACTGGGATCAGGTCGGGCTGGTGCTCGCCGTGATCTTCGCGGTGGTGGTCGTCACCGAGATCGTCACCGCCACGCTGCGCGCCAAGGTCATCTAG
- a CDS encoding chromate transporter gives MPDTQAQRPTPLQLFLIFSRIGLTSFGGGLSGWMLREFVQRRQLLSEEDFLNGLSIAQALPGVNVTNMAIWIGCRLGGRSGAIASWLGMVVPAAIVIVLIGGAFASISGYELSHVALNGAAAAAIGLSLAMGLTAARRVPRRVFPLAVMAATFIAVIVLQLPLLWTVLGIGSLSVAVSYHQS, from the coding sequence ATGCCCGATACGCAGGCCCAGCGGCCGACGCCGCTGCAACTCTTCCTGATCTTCTCCCGCATTGGCCTGACCAGTTTCGGCGGCGGCCTCAGCGGCTGGATGCTCAGGGAGTTCGTGCAGCGGCGTCAGCTGCTGAGCGAGGAGGACTTCCTCAACGGGCTTTCGATCGCGCAGGCCCTGCCCGGCGTCAACGTCACCAACATGGCGATCTGGATCGGCTGCAGGCTCGGCGGACGCAGCGGCGCCATCGCCTCCTGGCTCGGCATGGTCGTCCCGGCCGCGATTGTCATCGTCCTGATCGGCGGCGCCTTCGCCTCGATCTCCGGCTACGAGCTCAGCCATGTCGCGCTCAACGGTGCCGCTGCCGCGGCGATCGGCCTCTCGCTGGCGATGGGGCTGACGGCGGCGCGGCGCGTGCCGCGGCGGGTCTTCCCGCTCGCCGTCATGGCCGCGACCTTCATCGCAGTCATCGTGCTGCAGTTGCCGCTGCTCTGGACGGTGCTGGGCATCGGCTCGCTCAGCGTCGCGGTCTCCTACCACCAGAGCTGA
- a CDS encoding chromate transporter — protein MPATPFSILLVFLPLSLVTIGGGQSAIADMHRQIVDVNHWLTAAQFVDAFAIARLAPGPGSLLATLIGWQLAGFWGAVAATVGIFGPTAVLIYAVTSLWSRYQGARILTALETGLRPVAAGMILASSYVLIQALDGGWFGRGLALVSTALLMLTPVNPLLLIAAGAGCFVGLHTLALI, from the coding sequence GTGCCAGCTACGCCCTTCAGTATCCTGCTCGTCTTCCTGCCGCTCTCGCTGGTCACGATCGGCGGCGGCCAGAGCGCGATCGCCGACATGCATCGCCAGATCGTCGATGTGAACCACTGGCTGACCGCCGCGCAGTTCGTCGACGCCTTCGCCATCGCGCGGCTGGCGCCTGGGCCCGGCTCCCTTCTGGCGACGCTGATCGGCTGGCAGCTCGCCGGCTTCTGGGGAGCCGTCGCCGCGACGGTCGGCATCTTCGGGCCGACCGCCGTGCTGATCTATGCCGTCACCAGCCTCTGGTCGCGCTATCAGGGCGCCCGCATCCTCACCGCACTGGAGACGGGCCTGCGGCCCGTCGCCGCCGGGATGATCCTGGCGAGCAGCTATGTCCTGATCCAGGCACTCGACGGCGGCTGGTTCGGGCGCGGCCTCGCCTTGGTCTCGACCGCCCTCTTGATGCTGACGCCGGTCAACCCGCTGCTATTGATCGCAGCCGGGGCCGGCTGCTTCGTCGGCCTGCATACACTGGCGCTGATCTAG
- a CDS encoding thioredoxin family protein — protein MITRRGLMAGTIVMMAAVPALAKARLGEDGLYQEDWYLESFLDLAEDLGTASQGGKRFAILWGLRNCPACRRMHEVHLADPAIETYIRDNFAVLHLNILGAREVTDFDGSKLTEKAFAARYGIEGTPAIQFFPTSVSGLAAKAPKEREVARMASLPDPQAFIAQFRAVRNGV, from the coding sequence ATGATCACACGACGCGGCCTGATGGCAGGCACCATAGTGATGATGGCGGCGGTGCCGGCCCTGGCGAAAGCGCGGCTTGGCGAGGACGGGCTCTACCAGGAGGACTGGTATCTCGAGAGCTTCCTCGACCTCGCCGAGGACCTCGGCACTGCGAGCCAGGGCGGCAAGCGCTTCGCGATCCTCTGGGGCTTGCGCAATTGTCCCGCTTGCCGGCGCATGCACGAGGTCCATCTCGCCGACCCGGCGATCGAAACCTATATCCGCGACAATTTCGCGGTGCTGCATCTCAATATCCTCGGCGCCCGCGAGGTCACCGATTTCGACGGGAGCAAGCTGACCGAGAAGGCGTTCGCAGCGCGCTACGGCATCGAGGGGACGCCGGCGATCCAGTTCTTCCCGACCAGCGTGAGCGGGCTTGCAGCCAAGGCGCCAAAGGAGCGGGAGGTCGCCCGCATGGCATCGCTGCCCGATCCGCAAGCCTTCATCGCCCAGTTCCGCGCCGTCCGGAACGGCGTCTGA